One window of the Streptomyces sp. NBC_00259 genome contains the following:
- a CDS encoding META domain-containing protein gives MRTQLIVPAVAALTAVLTLTACGTETGSGKGAGDGSGDSVRPAAPLTGVRWTVESVTVDGKKTAAPAGAHVEFQKGRAEGNYGCNHFGADAKIEGDTITVGQAQMTEMGCAKDVQGFETALSKALSGELKAKVSGASGEAGKTAKNLVLTTADGDSVALAAQSPAPLVGTKWTVTSLLKGEVASSLPAGTENKAHLVIGKDGSVRGNLGCNTFRGEAKVDGSTITFGRLSTTRMMCTGTSAMVEQSVTEALTGKVTYKLDHRSLSLTAESGKGVSATAG, from the coding sequence ATGCGTACTCAGCTGATCGTTCCCGCAGTGGCCGCCCTGACGGCCGTCCTCACGCTCACCGCCTGTGGCACCGAGACGGGCTCGGGAAAGGGCGCGGGGGACGGCTCAGGAGACTCCGTGCGGCCCGCCGCGCCCCTCACCGGCGTGCGCTGGACCGTCGAGAGCGTCACCGTCGACGGGAAGAAGACGGCGGCCCCGGCCGGAGCCCACGTCGAGTTCCAGAAGGGCCGGGCCGAGGGCAACTACGGCTGCAACCACTTCGGCGCCGACGCGAAGATCGAGGGCGACACGATCACGGTCGGGCAGGCCCAGATGACGGAGATGGGCTGCGCCAAGGACGTCCAGGGCTTCGAGACCGCGCTGAGCAAGGCACTCTCCGGCGAGCTCAAGGCGAAGGTGTCCGGCGCGTCGGGCGAGGCGGGCAAGACCGCCAAGAACCTCGTGCTGACCACCGCGGACGGCGACTCCGTCGCACTGGCCGCGCAGTCCCCGGCGCCGCTCGTGGGCACGAAGTGGACGGTCACGTCCCTGCTCAAGGGCGAGGTCGCGTCCTCCCTGCCCGCCGGCACGGAGAACAAGGCCCACCTCGTCATCGGCAAGGACGGGTCCGTCCGCGGCAACCTCGGCTGCAACACCTTCCGGGGCGAGGCGAAGGTGGACGGCTCGACGATCACCTTCGGCCGCCTGTCCACCACGCGCATGATGTGCACCGGCACCTCGGCGATGGTGGAGCAGTCCGTGACCGAGGCCCTCACGGGCAAGGTGACGTACAAGCTGGACCACCGCAGCCTGTCCCTCACCGCGGAGAGCGGCAAGGGAGTGTCGGCGACGGCGGGCTGA
- the purS gene encoding phosphoribosylformylglycinamidine synthase subunit PurS, translating to MARVVVDVMLKPEILDPQGQAVQRALPRLGFEGIADVRQGKRFELEVEGPVDDAALARIHEMAETFLANTVIEDFVVKVES from the coding sequence GTGGCACGCGTCGTAGTCGACGTCATGCTCAAGCCGGAGATCCTCGACCCGCAGGGCCAGGCGGTGCAGCGTGCACTGCCCCGCCTGGGCTTCGAGGGGATCGCGGACGTACGTCAGGGAAAGCGCTTCGAACTCGAGGTGGAGGGACCGGTCGACGATGCCGCCCTCGCCCGCATCCATGAGATGGCCGAGACGTTCCTGGCCAACACCGTCATCGAGGACTTCGTCGTAAAGGTGGAGTCGTGA
- the purQ gene encoding phosphoribosylformylglycinamidine synthase subunit PurQ, which produces MTSRIGVVTFPGTLDDQDALRAVRLAGAEPVSLWHRDKDVKQVDAVVLAGGFSYGDYLRAGAISRFSPVMETIIEQAKAGLPVLGICNGFQILTEAHLLPGAMLRNNHLHFICRDQKLRVENAETAWTADYEQGQEISVPLKNMDGRYVADERVLDELEAEGRVAFRYLDGNPNGSLRDIAGITNAAGNVVGLMPHPEHAVEPLIGTGGTDGLGFFTSIIKKLVAA; this is translated from the coding sequence GTGACCTCTCGTATCGGAGTCGTCACATTCCCTGGAACGCTCGACGACCAGGACGCCCTGCGGGCCGTCCGCCTCGCGGGCGCGGAGCCCGTTTCGCTGTGGCACCGTGACAAGGACGTCAAGCAGGTCGACGCGGTCGTCCTCGCGGGCGGCTTCTCCTACGGTGACTATCTGCGGGCGGGTGCCATCTCCCGCTTCTCGCCGGTGATGGAAACGATCATTGAGCAGGCGAAGGCCGGGCTGCCGGTCCTCGGAATCTGCAACGGCTTCCAGATCCTCACCGAGGCCCATCTGCTGCCGGGCGCGATGCTGCGCAACAACCATCTGCACTTCATCTGCCGCGACCAGAAGCTGCGGGTGGAGAACGCGGAAACCGCCTGGACCGCCGATTACGAGCAGGGCCAGGAGATCTCCGTTCCGCTGAAGAACATGGACGGGCGCTACGTCGCCGACGAGCGCGTCCTCGACGAGCTCGAGGCCGAGGGCCGGGTCGCGTTCCGCTACCTGGACGGCAACCCGAACGGCTCGCTGCGCGACATCGCGGGCATCACGAACGCCGCGGGCAACGTCGTCGGCCTGATGCCGCACCCCGAGCACGCCGTGGAGCCGCTGATCGGCACCGGCGGCACGGACGGCCTCGGATTCTTCACCTCGATCATCAAGAAGCTGGTCGCCGCATGA
- the purF gene encoding amidophosphoribosyltransferase — translation MPRGDGRLNHDLLPGEKGPQDACGVFGVWAPGEEVAKLTYFGLYALQHRGQESAGIAVSNGSQILVFKDMGLVSQVFDETSLGSLQGHIAVGHARYSTTGASVWENAQPTFRATAHGSIALGHNGNLVNTAKLAEMVADLPRKDGRATQVAATNDTDLVTALLAGQTDDDGKPLTIEDAAAKVLPDVMGAFSLVFMDEHTLYAARDPQGIRPLVLGRLERGWVVASESAALDICGASFVREIEPGELIAIDENGLRTSRFAEAKPKGCVFEYVYLARPDTDIAGRNVYLSRVEMGRRLAKEAPAEADLVIATPESGTPAAIGYAEASGIPYGAGLVKNAYVGRTFIQPSQTIRQLGIRLKLNPLKEVIKGKRLVVVDDSIVRGNTQRALVRMLREAGAAEVHIRISSPPVKWPCFFGIDFATRAELIANGMTIDEIGTSLGADSLSYISIDGMIEATTIDKPNLCRACFDGEYPMELPDPELLGKQLLETELAGGADAADALRRP, via the coding sequence GTGCCACGTGGTGACGGACGACTCAACCACGACCTGCTCCCCGGCGAAAAGGGCCCCCAGGACGCTTGCGGCGTCTTCGGTGTCTGGGCTCCGGGCGAAGAGGTCGCCAAGCTCACGTACTTCGGGCTCTACGCCCTTCAACACAGGGGCCAGGAATCCGCGGGAATCGCGGTCAGCAACGGCTCCCAGATCCTCGTCTTCAAGGACATGGGCCTCGTGTCCCAGGTCTTCGACGAGACCTCACTCGGCTCCCTCCAGGGTCATATCGCGGTCGGTCACGCCCGCTACTCGACCACGGGCGCCTCCGTGTGGGAGAACGCGCAGCCGACGTTCCGGGCGACCGCCCACGGCTCCATCGCGCTCGGCCACAACGGCAACCTGGTCAACACGGCCAAGCTCGCCGAGATGGTCGCCGACCTGCCCCGCAAGGACGGCCGCGCCACCCAGGTCGCCGCCACCAACGACACCGACCTCGTCACCGCGCTGCTCGCGGGCCAGACCGACGACGACGGCAAGCCGCTCACCATCGAGGACGCGGCCGCCAAGGTCCTCCCCGACGTCATGGGCGCCTTCTCCCTCGTCTTCATGGACGAGCACACGCTCTACGCCGCCCGCGACCCGCAGGGCATCCGCCCGCTGGTCCTCGGCCGGCTGGAGCGCGGCTGGGTGGTCGCCTCCGAGTCCGCCGCCCTCGACATCTGCGGCGCGAGCTTCGTGCGCGAGATCGAGCCGGGCGAGCTCATCGCGATCGACGAGAACGGACTGCGCACCTCCCGCTTCGCAGAAGCGAAGCCCAAGGGCTGTGTCTTCGAGTACGTGTACCTCGCCCGCCCCGACACCGACATCGCCGGGCGGAACGTGTACCTCTCCCGGGTGGAGATGGGCCGCCGCCTCGCGAAGGAGGCGCCCGCCGAGGCGGATCTCGTCATAGCGACGCCGGAGTCCGGCACCCCCGCCGCCATCGGCTACGCGGAGGCCTCCGGCATCCCCTACGGCGCCGGACTGGTCAAGAACGCCTATGTCGGCCGGACCTTCATCCAGCCCTCCCAGACGATCCGTCAGCTCGGCATCCGCCTCAAGCTGAACCCCCTCAAGGAAGTCATCAAGGGCAAGCGCCTGGTGGTCGTCGACGACTCGATCGTCCGCGGCAACACCCAGCGCGCCCTGGTCCGGATGCTCCGCGAGGCCGGCGCCGCCGAGGTCCACATCCGGATCTCGTCCCCGCCCGTGAAGTGGCCGTGCTTCTTCGGCATCGACTTCGCGACCCGCGCCGAGCTGATCGCCAACGGCATGACGATCGACGAGATCGGCACCTCGCTCGGCGCCGACTCGCTCTCGTACATCTCCATCGACGGCATGATCGAGGCCACCACCATCGACAAGCCGAACCTCTGCCGCGCCTGCTTCGACGGTGAGTACCCGATGGAGCTGCCCGACCCCGAGCTCCTCGGCAAGCAGCTTCTGGAGACCGAGCTTGCGGGTGGCGCCGACGCCGCCGACGCGCTCCGTCGTCCGTGA
- the purL gene encoding phosphoribosylformylglycinamidine synthase subunit PurL, translating to MTLDTVKHATVTPGTEQPWKELGLKEDEYTRIREILGRRPTGAELAMYSVMWSEHCSYKSSKVHLKQFGEKAPENDALLVGIGENAGVVDVGQGYAVTFKVESHNHPSYIEPYQGAATGVGGIVRDILAMGARPVAVMDPLRFGAPDHPDTKRVLPGVVAGIGGYGNCLGLPNIGGEVVFDPCYQGNPLVNALCVGVMKHEDIHLAKASGAGNKVILYGARTGGDGIGGVSVLASETFESTGPAKRPAVQVGDPFQEKLLIECTLEIFGEKLVAGIQDLGGAGLSCATSELASAGSGGMRVELDTVPLRDATLSPEEILMSESQERMCAIVEPRHVDRFLEICEKWDVIATVIGEVTDGERLEIFWHGEQIVDVPPGTVAHEGPTYHRPYARPEWQDALQADDAGKLPRPATGEELREQVLKLVASPNQASKAWVTDQYDRFVQGNTVLAQPEDSGMVRIDPDTNLGVAVATDGNGRYAKLDPYTGAQLALAEAYRNVAASGAKPLAISDCLNFGSPEDPAVMWQFAEATRGLADGCQQLGTPVTGGNVSLYNQTGETAIHPTPVVAVLGVIDDVTRRTPIAFAEEGQLLYLLGDTREEFGGSAWSQVIHDHLGGLPPKVDLDREKLLGEILISASRDGMIDAAHDLSDGGLVQAVTESCLRGGTGARLVVPDGLDAFTFLFSESAGRAVVAVPRSEELRFTDMCGARGLPATRIGVVDGDVVDVQGEFAIPLSELRTAHEETIPALLA from the coding sequence ATGACTCTCGACACCGTCAAGCACGCAACCGTGACGCCCGGGACCGAGCAGCCCTGGAAGGAGCTCGGCCTCAAGGAGGACGAGTACACGCGCATCCGCGAGATCCTCGGCCGCCGCCCGACCGGTGCCGAGCTCGCGATGTACTCCGTGATGTGGTCCGAGCACTGCTCGTACAAGAGCAGCAAGGTCCATCTGAAGCAGTTCGGCGAGAAGGCCCCCGAGAACGACGCGCTGCTCGTCGGCATCGGCGAGAACGCGGGCGTCGTGGACGTCGGCCAGGGGTACGCGGTCACCTTCAAGGTCGAGTCGCACAACCACCCCAGCTACATCGAGCCCTACCAGGGCGCGGCCACCGGCGTCGGCGGCATCGTCCGCGACATCCTCGCCATGGGCGCCCGCCCGGTCGCGGTGATGGACCCGCTGCGCTTCGGCGCCCCCGACCACCCCGACACCAAGCGCGTCCTGCCGGGCGTCGTCGCGGGCATCGGCGGCTACGGCAACTGCCTGGGCCTGCCGAACATCGGCGGCGAGGTCGTCTTCGACCCCTGCTACCAGGGCAACCCGCTGGTCAACGCGCTGTGCGTGGGTGTCATGAAGCACGAGGACATCCACCTGGCGAAGGCGTCCGGCGCCGGCAACAAGGTGATCCTCTACGGCGCCCGCACCGGCGGCGACGGCATCGGCGGTGTGTCGGTGCTGGCGAGCGAGACCTTCGAGTCGACCGGTCCTGCCAAGCGCCCGGCCGTCCAGGTCGGCGACCCGTTCCAGGAGAAGCTCCTCATCGAGTGCACCCTGGAGATCTTCGGCGAGAAGCTGGTCGCCGGCATCCAGGACCTCGGCGGCGCCGGTCTGTCCTGCGCGACGAGCGAGCTGGCGAGCGCCGGCTCCGGCGGTATGCGGGTCGAGCTCGACACCGTTCCGCTGCGTGACGCGACCCTCTCGCCCGAGGAGATCCTCATGAGCGAGTCGCAGGAGCGCATGTGCGCGATCGTCGAGCCGCGGCACGTCGACCGCTTCCTGGAGATCTGCGAGAAGTGGGACGTCATCGCCACGGTCATCGGTGAGGTGACGGACGGCGAGCGGCTGGAGATCTTCTGGCACGGCGAGCAGATCGTGGACGTGCCGCCGGGCACCGTCGCCCACGAGGGCCCGACCTACCACCGGCCGTACGCCCGCCCCGAGTGGCAGGACGCCCTCCAGGCGGACGACGCGGGCAAGCTGCCCCGGCCGGCCACGGGCGAGGAGCTGCGCGAGCAGGTCCTGAAGCTGGTCGCGTCCCCGAACCAGGCGTCGAAGGCATGGGTCACGGACCAGTACGACCGCTTCGTGCAGGGCAACACCGTGCTGGCCCAGCCCGAGGACTCCGGCATGGTCCGGATCGACCCGGACACCAACCTCGGTGTCGCGGTCGCCACGGACGGCAACGGCCGGTACGCGAAGCTCGACCCGTACACGGGCGCGCAGCTCGCGCTGGCGGAGGCGTACCGCAATGTCGCCGCCTCCGGTGCCAAGCCGCTCGCGATCTCCGACTGCCTGAACTTCGGCTCGCCCGAGGACCCGGCCGTCATGTGGCAGTTCGCCGAGGCCACCCGTGGTCTGGCCGACGGCTGTCAGCAGCTGGGCACTCCGGTGACCGGCGGCAATGTCTCGCTCTACAACCAGACGGGCGAGACCGCGATCCACCCGACGCCGGTCGTGGCCGTGCTCGGTGTGATCGACGACGTCACGCGCCGTACGCCGATCGCGTTCGCCGAGGAGGGGCAGCTGCTCTACCTGCTGGGCGACACGCGTGAGGAGTTCGGCGGGTCGGCCTGGTCGCAGGTGATCCACGACCACCTCGGCGGTCTGCCGCCGAAGGTCGACCTGGACCGGGAGAAGCTGCTCGGCGAGATCCTGATCTCGGCCTCCCGCGACGGCATGATCGACGCGGCGCACGACCTGAGCGACGGCGGTCTGGTCCAGGCGGTCACCGAGTCCTGCCTGCGCGGCGGCACCGGTGCGCGGCTGGTCGTCCCGGACGGTCTCGACGCCTTCACGTTCCTCTTCTCCGAGTCCGCGGGCCGTGCGGTCGTCGCCGTACCGCGCAGCGAGGAGCTCCGCTTCACCGACATGTGCGGTGCGCGAGGGCTGCCGGCCACGCGGATCGGTGTGGTCGACGGGGACGTGGTGGACGTACAGGGCGAGTTCGCCATCCCGCTGAGCGAGCTGCGCACGGCTCACGAGGAGACCATCCCGGCTCTGCTCGCCTGA
- a CDS encoding histone-like nucleoid-structuring protein Lsr2 encodes MAQRVVVTLFDDIDGGEATETVSFSLDGKSYEIDLNPANAKKLRKTLAPYVAAGRKAGKHAGRPHREYRHTALAPDPAAVRAWAQSNKMDVPARGRIPKRVYEAFREAS; translated from the coding sequence GTGGCGCAGCGCGTAGTGGTGACACTCTTCGACGACATCGACGGCGGAGAAGCGACGGAAACGGTTTCGTTCAGCCTGGACGGGAAGTCGTACGAGATCGACCTGAATCCCGCCAATGCAAAGAAACTGCGCAAGACCCTCGCCCCGTACGTGGCGGCGGGCCGCAAGGCGGGCAAGCACGCGGGCAGACCCCACAGGGAGTACCGCCACACCGCCCTCGCCCCCGACCCGGCGGCCGTCCGCGCTTGGGCCCAGTCCAACAAGATGGACGTACCTGCCCGCGGGCGCATCCCCAAGCGCGTGTACGAGGCGTTCCGCGAGGCGAGCTGA
- a CDS encoding DUF3073 domain-containing protein, which yields MGRGRAKAKQTKVARQLKYNSGGTDLSRLANELGASTSSPISSQPPNGEPFEDDDEEDDPYARYADMYNDDDDEDEESDPSSQRRGA from the coding sequence ATGGGGCGCGGCCGGGCCAAGGCCAAGCAGACGAAGGTCGCCCGCCAGCTGAAGTACAACAGCGGCGGGACTGACCTGTCGCGTCTGGCCAACGAGCTGGGCGCATCGACTTCGAGTCCGATTTCGAGTCAGCCGCCGAACGGCGAGCCGTTCGAGGACGACGACGAGGAAGACGACCCGTACGCCCGCTACGCGGATATGTACAACGACGACGATGACGAGGACGAAGAGTCCGATCCGTCGTCGCAGCGTCGCGGTGCTTGA
- a CDS encoding maleylpyruvate isomerase family mycothiol-dependent enzyme has protein sequence MPPARKRTRSYDSVKIRAAVLTQFGHVREAVGTLTPEQLELPTRLGDWTVRELATHIAIGFASVARAAELPEPATAEVALLDWPSTTAARADAVDEGVRAAVDASQDLAALYGRAAEDVGDVLSGTPGDRLVQTRGGALRLDDLLVTRAVELVVHTDDLNAATGLGVPYDRQALAACVRLLADVLAAKAPGGSVEVRIPPYAVVQCVEGPRHTRGTPPNVVETDPLTWVRLATGRTRWDTELDAAAVSASGERADLSALLPLMS, from the coding sequence ATGCCACCGGCCAGAAAGCGCACCCGCAGCTATGACTCCGTCAAGATCCGCGCCGCCGTCCTCACCCAGTTCGGGCATGTCCGGGAGGCGGTAGGGACGTTGACCCCCGAGCAGCTGGAACTGCCGACCAGGCTCGGGGACTGGACCGTCCGCGAGCTGGCCACGCACATCGCGATCGGATTCGCCTCCGTCGCACGGGCGGCCGAGCTGCCGGAGCCGGCGACGGCGGAAGTCGCGCTGCTGGACTGGCCGTCCACGACGGCCGCGCGGGCCGACGCGGTCGACGAGGGGGTACGGGCGGCGGTCGACGCCTCTCAGGACCTCGCCGCGCTGTACGGGCGGGCCGCCGAGGACGTCGGCGACGTGCTGTCGGGGACGCCGGGTGACCGGCTGGTCCAGACCCGCGGGGGTGCCCTGCGTCTCGATGACCTCCTCGTCACCCGCGCCGTCGAACTCGTCGTCCACACCGACGACTTGAACGCCGCGACCGGGCTGGGCGTCCCGTACGACCGGCAGGCGCTCGCGGCCTGTGTGCGGCTCCTCGCGGACGTGCTCGCCGCGAAGGCGCCCGGTGGTTCGGTGGAGGTGCGGATCCCGCCGTACGCCGTGGTGCAGTGCGTCGAAGGGCCCCGGCACACCCGCGGCACCCCGCCGAACGTGGTCGAGACCGACCCGCTGACCTGGGTCCGGCTCGCGACGGGACGTACGCGATGGGACACGGAACTCGACGCGGCCGCCGTGAGCGCGAGCGGTGAACGCGCCGATCTGTCGGCGCTGCTGCCCCTGATGAGCTGA
- a CDS encoding ArsR/SmtB family transcription factor: MELEERVAELERRMAALEGAERRAPAVSEADFWALEGLKAQLARIGDEAEGGGGVLFTGAVGLPTHERYEWQFGALTEQLLEDDWSAAADSFAALGNPVRLRLLREIVGGRRTAAELAELEGLGTTGQIYHHLRQLTAAGWLHTTGRGRYEVPGARVVPLLVALTAARP; encoded by the coding sequence ATGGAGCTGGAAGAGCGGGTGGCCGAGCTGGAGCGGCGGATGGCGGCGCTGGAGGGCGCGGAGCGCCGTGCGCCGGCTGTGAGCGAGGCGGACTTCTGGGCCCTCGAAGGGCTGAAGGCGCAGCTCGCGCGTATCGGGGACGAGGCCGAGGGCGGCGGCGGGGTGCTGTTCACCGGCGCCGTAGGACTGCCGACGCACGAGCGGTACGAGTGGCAGTTCGGCGCGCTCACCGAGCAACTGCTGGAGGACGACTGGTCCGCCGCCGCCGACTCCTTCGCGGCGCTCGGGAATCCCGTGCGCCTGCGGCTGCTGCGCGAGATCGTCGGCGGCCGTCGTACCGCGGCCGAGCTCGCCGAGCTCGAAGGGCTCGGCACGACCGGCCAGATCTACCACCATCTGCGCCAGCTGACCGCCGCGGGCTGGCTGCACACCACGGGCCGGGGCCGGTACGAGGTGCCGGGCGCCCGGGTGGTCCCGCTGCTGGTGGCGCTGACCGCGGCACGTCCCTAG
- a CDS encoding M23 family metallopeptidase, with amino-acid sequence MSVRKAGALAIRVLWAAFFALMAPTRLIDLRPDWLRLLPAAGAIALAIALGRAARRRIDARKGGPVETAPPVAGRWSALNGPADKVPSHGTHECAQSFAIDIVAESEERPRPRFAWLWPLVRRNRDFPAFDAPLYAVADATVVRATDSQRDHLSRNSMPALIWFFAEGVVRMLGGARRILGNHLVLDLGDGTYAAYAHLRRGSLAVREGERVRAGQLVARCGNSGNSTEPHLHFQLMDGPDPEAATGVPFTWRGTGVPRNGEAFTAQPAGPQNASVSSMS; translated from the coding sequence ATGTCCGTACGCAAAGCCGGGGCACTCGCCATACGCGTCCTGTGGGCGGCCTTCTTCGCCCTGATGGCCCCGACTCGTCTCATCGACCTGCGCCCCGACTGGCTGCGCCTGCTGCCGGCGGCCGGCGCGATCGCCCTCGCCATCGCCCTGGGCCGTGCCGCCCGGCGCCGCATCGACGCGCGGAAGGGCGGCCCCGTCGAGACCGCACCCCCGGTCGCCGGCCGCTGGAGCGCCCTGAACGGCCCGGCCGACAAGGTGCCGAGCCATGGCACCCACGAGTGCGCGCAGAGCTTCGCGATCGACATCGTGGCCGAGTCCGAGGAACGGCCGCGGCCCCGTTTCGCCTGGCTGTGGCCGCTCGTCCGGCGAAACCGGGACTTCCCCGCGTTCGACGCCCCGCTGTACGCGGTCGCCGACGCCACCGTCGTACGCGCGACCGACAGCCAGCGCGACCACCTCAGCCGGAACTCGATGCCGGCCCTGATCTGGTTCTTCGCGGAGGGCGTCGTCCGGATGCTCGGTGGCGCGCGCCGGATCCTCGGCAACCATCTCGTGCTCGACCTGGGGGACGGTACGTACGCGGCCTACGCCCACCTCCGGCGGGGCTCGCTCGCCGTGCGGGAGGGGGAGCGGGTGCGTGCCGGGCAGCTCGTGGCCCGGTGCGGCAACTCCGGGAACTCCACCGAGCCGCATCTGCACTTCCAGCTGATGGACGGGCCCGACCCCGAGGCAGCGACCGGCGTCCCGTTCACCTGGCGCGGCACCGGTGTACCGCGCAACGGGGAGGCCTTCACCGCTCAGCCGGCGGGGCCCCAGAACGCGTCCGTCTCGTCGATGTCCTGA
- the purM gene encoding phosphoribosylformylglycinamidine cyclo-ligase — translation MSETGASYAAAGVDIEAGDRAVELMKEWVRKTRRPEVLGGLGGFAGLFDASALKRYERPLLASATDGVGTKVDLARQMGVYDTIGHDLVGMVVDDLVVCGAEPLFMTDYICVGKVHPERVAAIVKGIAEGCVLAGCALVGGETAEHPGLLGPDDFDVAGAGTGVVEADRLLGADRIRTGDAVIAMASSGLHSNGYSLVRHVVFDRAGWALDREIPEFGRTLGEELLEPTKIYSLDCLALTRTTEVHAFSHVTGGGLAANLARVVPDGLHAVVDRSTWTPGAVFDLVGTAGQVERLELEKTLNMGVGMIAVVPQESVDVALTTLADRGVDAWVAGEITERGEHTTGAALVGDYAS, via the coding sequence ATGTCTGAGACAGGTGCTTCCTACGCGGCCGCGGGCGTCGACATCGAGGCAGGCGACCGCGCCGTCGAGCTGATGAAGGAGTGGGTCAGGAAGACCCGGCGCCCCGAGGTCCTCGGCGGCCTCGGCGGCTTCGCCGGCCTCTTCGACGCCTCGGCTCTCAAGCGCTACGAGCGTCCGCTGCTCGCCTCCGCCACCGACGGCGTCGGCACGAAGGTCGACCTCGCCCGCCAGATGGGCGTGTACGACACGATCGGCCACGACCTGGTCGGCATGGTCGTCGACGACCTCGTCGTCTGCGGCGCCGAGCCGCTCTTCATGACCGACTACATCTGTGTCGGCAAGGTCCACCCCGAGCGCGTCGCCGCCATCGTCAAGGGCATCGCCGAGGGCTGTGTGCTCGCCGGCTGTGCGCTGGTCGGCGGCGAGACCGCCGAGCACCCGGGCCTGCTCGGCCCGGACGACTTCGACGTCGCGGGCGCCGGTACGGGCGTGGTGGAGGCCGACCGGCTGCTGGGCGCGGATCGTATCCGTACGGGGGACGCGGTCATCGCCATGGCGTCCTCCGGCCTTCACTCGAACGGGTACTCGCTCGTGCGGCACGTGGTCTTCGACCGGGCCGGGTGGGCGCTGGACCGGGAGATCCCGGAGTTCGGCCGCACCCTCGGCGAGGAGCTGCTGGAGCCCACCAAGATCTACTCGCTGGACTGCCTGGCGCTGACCAGGACCACCGAGGTGCACGCCTTCAGCCACGTCACCGGCGGCGGGCTCGCCGCCAACCTGGCCCGGGTCGTCCCGGACGGGTTGCACGCGGTCGTCGACCGGTCCACCTGGACGCCGGGCGCGGTCTTCGATCTCGTCGGCACGGCAGGTCAGGTCGAACGGCTGGAGCTGGAGAAGACGCTCAACATGGGCGTCGGCATGATCGCCGTCGTCCCCCAGGAGTCCGTCGACGTGGCCCTGACGACGCTCGCGGACCGTGGCGTGGACGCCTGGGTCGCCGGCGAGATCACCGAGCGCGGCGAGCACACCACCGGCGCGGCCCTGGTCGGCGACTACGCGAGCTGA
- a CDS encoding nuclear transport factor 2 family protein — protein MSEHPDSALVRRGYDAFNKGDMATLRTLLTADCIHHIPGSSRLSGHYKGQDNILEMYGERMELAGGSLRVELHGAYPDGRGHVMAVHKYYAERGDRGIEMPGGLWFTIVGGKITDIDECVQDIDETDAFWGPAG, from the coding sequence ATGTCTGAGCACCCGGACAGTGCCCTGGTACGCCGGGGCTACGACGCCTTCAACAAGGGCGACATGGCAACCCTCCGCACCCTGTTGACAGCGGACTGCATCCACCACATCCCGGGAAGCAGCCGGCTCTCGGGTCACTACAAAGGGCAGGACAACATCCTGGAGATGTACGGCGAACGCATGGAGCTCGCCGGCGGCAGCCTGCGGGTCGAGCTGCACGGCGCCTATCCGGACGGCCGGGGACACGTCATGGCCGTACACAAGTACTACGCCGAGCGCGGGGACCGTGGCATCGAGATGCCGGGCGGCCTCTGGTTCACCATCGTCGGAGGCAAGATCACCGACATCGACGAGTGCGTTCAGGACATCGACGAGACGGACGCGTTCTGGGGCCCCGCCGGCTGA